From Schistosoma mansoni, WGS project CABG00000000 data, supercontig 0164, strain Puerto Rico, whole genome shotgun sequence, one genomic window encodes:
- a CDS encoding homeobox-containing protein,putative, whose translation MCGKEYMTNCERSMDNNSIVTIIPTKSIASKLGLVKVWFQNRRMKKKKLQSRNHNPTGNNNGITGSLLETGNDITGKESVEYKTSDSTIEEYDEDSVRSEKFKMEHEFLNLSSDIYSNSSSCFIDTINDYESNHPSITDISNNNNKLYNRMKFNKFSHELFPPFYYNSSIENNLMNSEFNFNPVNMNRDLLFDPLKESLKNQLFKIKLFNFRRLQQRADVHHNQLHKQHCLNINQSEICDSIHSNGSYRGNDSVLQLTEHNLSGSQLNKTDLSLGNQMSLTRIQSSLLHVNPNCLSKTCTTESYSQKPLNCNENFNTLPQLNSHISYDSNESTVDLTTNTAIATNINTPTSIGVPSRGRMNIMNYNLNPFTVNDSDYYMGPVESNHSYTLNLDCSPISHYSFLPTLTTTSTLETQLTTCWPPISTSTTNKYLSPPPGSYPLQSTNPDTAVSATVSDDIDQNIESFSSSIDHDVSFRKDIFRSVKSSTADPNNCELDQSNLSYLPTSMNVYSAFSKGSHNSNQLNFSDSNDSCTFSTYTSQLNSSCNMNTNETINSYLPETNFHLITDRSQDDNSIKQNPSLTQYSIPSSTNLSPIHHLNNVFNQVNHGDFNSMFYSPYLHNTNSFGYSIAGHDMLSITDSYNPNVLNNLTQSINQSFNQSTTNIAPVNNSSSGTFPMNTTIHLSNLCNTTNINNVTLPFPMISTNTHSLDLSST comes from the exons GTGAAAGTTTGGTTCCAAAATAGACGTatgaagaaaaagaaattacagTCACGTAATCATAATCCAActggtaataataatggaatAACCGGCAGTCTTTTAGAAACTGGTAATGATATCACCGGTAAAGAAAGTGTTGAAT aTAAAACTTCAGATTCAACTATTGAAGAATATGATGAAGATTCTGTAAGAAGTGAGAAGTTTAAAATGGAACATGAATTTCTTAATTTAAGTTCAGATATCTATTCAAATTCATCATCATGTTTTATTGACACAATAAATGATTATGAAAGTAATCATCCATCAattacagatataagtaataataataataaactctaTAATCGtatgaaatttaataaattttccCATGAATTATTCCCTCCATTTTATTATAATTCATCAATTGagaataatttaatgaattcaGAATTCAATTTTAATCCAGTCAATATGAATCGTGATTTATTATTTGATCCTTTAAAAGAATCGTTGAAAAACCAATTA tttaaaatcaaattatttaacTTC CGTCGATTACAACAAAGAGCTGATGTTCATCACAACCAATTGCATAAACAACATTgtttaaatatcaatcaatctgaAATATGTGATTCTATACATTCAAATGGAAGTTATAGGGGAAATGATTCTGTTCTACAATTGACTGAACATAATTTATCCGGTAGTCAGTTAAATAAAACTGATTTATCCCTTGGCAATCAAATGAGTTTAACCAGGATTCAGAGTTCACTGTTACACGTAAATCCGAATTGTTTGTCTAAAACATGTACAACAGAGAGTTATTCTCAAAAGCCATTGAACTgtaatgaaaattttaatacattaccacagttgaattcacataTTTCGTATGATAGTAATGAATCAACTGTAGATCTAACTACTAATACTGCTATAGCCACAAATATTAATACTCCTACATCAATAGGTGTACCTTCAAGAGGCAGAATGAATATTATGAATTACAATTTAAATCCATTCACAGTAAATGACTCTGACTATTATATGGGTCCAGTAGAGTCTaatcacagttatacattgaATCTTGACTGTTCACCAATCTCTCATTACTCCTTTTTACCTACCTTAACAACGACATCAACACTAGAAACACAACTAACTACCTGTTGGCCTCCTATATCCACGTCAACTACTAATAAATATTTGTCACCTCCTCCAGGGTCGTATCCTTTACAGTCAACAAATCCTGATACGGCAGTGAGTGCTACGGTATCAGATGATATCGATCAAAATATTGAGTCGTTTTCAAGTAGCATAGATCATGATGTGTCATTTCGAAAAGATATATTTCGTTCCGTAAAAAGCTCTACAGCCGATCCAAATAACTGTGAATTAGATCAATCTAATTTATCATATTTACCAACATCGATGAATGTATATAGTGCATTCTCAAAAGGTTCACATAATTCAAATCAATTAAATTTCTCTGATAGTAATGATTCATGTACTTTTTCAACTTACACTTCACAACTTAATAGTTCATGTAATATGAATACAAATGAAACAATCAATTCATATTTACCTGAAACAAATTTTCATTTGATTACTGATCGTAGTCAAGATGATAATTCTATAAAACAAAATCCTTCATTAACACAATACTCAATACCATCTAGTACAAATTTATCTCCAATACATCATTTAAACAATGTATTTAATCAAGTTAATCATGGCGATTttaattcaatgttttattCACCATATTTACATAATACAAATTCATTTGGTTATTCAATAGCTGGACATGATATGTTATCTATTACCGATTCATATAATCctaatgttttaaataatttaacacaatcaataaatcagtcTTTCAATCAATCTACTACTAACATAGCTCCtgttaataatagtagtagtggtacATTTCCAATGAATACTACTATTCATTTAAGTAATTTATGTAATACAACTAATATAAATAATGTCACTCTACCATTCCCAATGATTTCTACGAATACACATTCATTAGACTTATCTTCTACATGA